The genomic DNA TCGCTACGTGCTGCGCCCGAATTGTCGAGTTCGTTGCAGGTGGCCGTCAGGTACCGACCGAGGACGAGTCCTAACAAGGGCGAGCTGCACTCTGTGCAGATGTTCTCTCGGTGAAGGGTGTTTTATGCGGACTTCGTCGAGGTGACGGGCAGGATTCCACGTGAAACGAGTTCCTCGCGTACCTGCGCGGCGCTCTCCCAGATGATTCCACCCATCCCCAGCAGTTCCGCAGCTCTGACGTTCCGCTTGCGATCATCAATGAAGATCAGTTGATCCGCGGGAACACCCATTTGCTTCACGGCCTCTCGGTAGATTCCGCGGCTTGGTTTATTCACGTGATGCTCGTGGGAAAAGATCAATTCATCAAAGGGCTTCGCCCACGCGGTCTTCCGAATCTCCTCGGCAATTGACTTCGGAGCGTTCGAGAGGATCCCCAGACGAACCCCTTCGGCATGGAGCTCATTAATGAGAGCGACCGTGATGTCATCTGGATGATGCATACGCGCAACATCATGCGCAACTAATTGTGAAAGTACGTGATCCGTGACTTCGGCTTTCCCACAGTCCCCGGCGACCTGATCCCAAAACTCTCGATCTGAGCATCCGGCATCATAGGAATCACGGTGCGCCCACATCGCCTGGTCGACGAGGCTGACCAATGATGGCGCACCATCTCCGATAAGGTTCGCAACAAACTGGGGATCTGGATGCGCCTTAACGATGACGCCTCCCACATCAAAGAGCAGTGCCTGGCTTGCAGCGTCCTTAGCCATTCCACTCCCTCCTTCATGCGGGACACTGCCATTCTCCGTCGGAGACGACGGGCTAATCAAGTTTGGTGATTATTCGCACCTCTATGCGAGCACGGTCCACGAAGCCCTGCGTCGTGTGTGGT from Schaalia sp. ZJ405 includes the following:
- a CDS encoding HAD family hydrolase; amino-acid sequence: MAKDAASQALLFDVGGVIVKAHPDPQFVANLIGDGAPSLVSLVDQAMWAHRDSYDAGCSDREFWDQVAGDCGKAEVTDHVLSQLVAHDVARMHHPDDITVALINELHAEGVRLGILSNAPKSIAEEIRKTAWAKPFDELIFSHEHHVNKPSRGIYREAVKQMGVPADQLIFIDDRKRNVRAAELLGMGGIIWESAAQVREELVSRGILPVTSTKSA